A window from Cygnus olor isolate bCygOlo1 chromosome 13, bCygOlo1.pri.v2, whole genome shotgun sequence encodes these proteins:
- the MOSPD1 gene encoding motile sperm domain-containing protein 1 isoform X4, whose amino-acid sequence MQQQRRQPELVEGNLPVFVFPTELIFYADDQSTHKQVLTLYNPYEFALKFKVLCTSPNKYVVADAAGTVKPQCCVDIVIRHRDVRAAHYGVIDKFRLQVSEQSQRKALGRKEIIATLLPSAKEPPQQKEEEEKRIKEHLAESVFFEQTLCQPENRTASSGPSLLTVFLGIVCIAALMLPTLGEMESLVPLYLHLSVNQKLVAAYVLGLITMVILRT is encoded by the exons ATGCAGCAACAAAGAAGACAACCAGAGTTAGTGGAAGGaaatcttcctgtttttgtttttcctacagaaCTTATATTTTATGCAGATGACCAGTCAACACACAAGCAGGTGTTGACTCTATATAACCCCTATGAGTTTGCCTTAAAATTCAAAG ttcttTGTACAAGTCCAAATAAATATGTGGTGGCTGATGCTGCTGGTACAGTGAAGCCTCAGTGCTGTGTTGATAT tgtgaTTCGTCACAGAGATGTTCGGGCTGCTCACTACGGTGTGATAGATAAATTTCGTCTGCAAGTGTCTGAGCAGAGCCAGAGGAAAGCACTAGGGAGGAAGGAGATTATTGCTACTCTACTTCCATCTGCAAAGGAACCACCacaacaaaaggaagaggaggaaaagcgAATAAAAGAACACCTGGCTGAAAGTGTCTTTTTTGAGCAGACTTTGTGTCAACCAG aaaacagaactgcCTCGTCGGGACCTAGTTTACTAACAGTCTTCCTGGGAATAGTGTGTATTGCAGCACTAATGCTACCTACATTGGGGGAAATGGAATCCCTGGTGCCTCTCTACCTCCATTTAAGTGTGAATCAAAAGTTAGTTGCTGCTTATGTTTTAG GTCTCATCACCATGGTTATTTTGAGAACATGA
- the MOSPD1 gene encoding motile sperm domain-containing protein 1 isoform X3, with translation MQQQRRQPELVEGNLPVFVFPTELIFYADDQSTHKQVLTLYNPYEFALKFKVLCTSPNKYVVADAAGTVKPQCCVDIVIRHRDVRAAHYGVIDKFRLQVSEQSQRKALGRKEIIATLLPSAKEPPQQKEEEEKRIKEHLAESVFFEQTLCQPGKNRTASSGPSLLTVFLGIVCIAALMLPTLGEMESLVPLYLHLSVNQKLVAAYVLGLITMVILRT, from the exons ATGCAGCAACAAAGAAGACAACCAGAGTTAGTGGAAGGaaatcttcctgtttttgtttttcctacagaaCTTATATTTTATGCAGATGACCAGTCAACACACAAGCAGGTGTTGACTCTATATAACCCCTATGAGTTTGCCTTAAAATTCAAAG ttcttTGTACAAGTCCAAATAAATATGTGGTGGCTGATGCTGCTGGTACAGTGAAGCCTCAGTGCTGTGTTGATAT tgtgaTTCGTCACAGAGATGTTCGGGCTGCTCACTACGGTGTGATAGATAAATTTCGTCTGCAAGTGTCTGAGCAGAGCCAGAGGAAAGCACTAGGGAGGAAGGAGATTATTGCTACTCTACTTCCATCTGCAAAGGAACCACCacaacaaaaggaagaggaggaaaagcgAATAAAAGAACACCTGGCTGAAAGTGTCTTTTTTGAGCAGACTTTGTGTCAACCAGGTA aaaacagaactgcCTCGTCGGGACCTAGTTTACTAACAGTCTTCCTGGGAATAGTGTGTATTGCAGCACTAATGCTACCTACATTGGGGGAAATGGAATCCCTGGTGCCTCTCTACCTCCATTTAAGTGTGAATCAAAAGTTAGTTGCTGCTTATGTTTTAG GTCTCATCACCATGGTTATTTTGAGAACATGA
- the MOSPD1 gene encoding motile sperm domain-containing protein 1 isoform X2: MQQQRRQPELVEGNLPVFVFPTELIFYADDQSTHKQVLTLYNPYEFALKFKVLCTSPNKYVVADAAGTVKPQCCVDIVIRHRDVRAAHYGVIDKFRLQVSEQSQRKALGRKEIIATLLPSAKEPPQQKEEEEKRIKEHLAESVFFEQTLCQPENRTASSGPSLLTVFLGIVCIAALMLPTLGEMESLVPLYLHLSVNQKLVAAYVLDLKSSHTKLSSPVPLRGRNEDLKERS; this comes from the exons ATGCAGCAACAAAGAAGACAACCAGAGTTAGTGGAAGGaaatcttcctgtttttgtttttcctacagaaCTTATATTTTATGCAGATGACCAGTCAACACACAAGCAGGTGTTGACTCTATATAACCCCTATGAGTTTGCCTTAAAATTCAAAG ttcttTGTACAAGTCCAAATAAATATGTGGTGGCTGATGCTGCTGGTACAGTGAAGCCTCAGTGCTGTGTTGATAT tgtgaTTCGTCACAGAGATGTTCGGGCTGCTCACTACGGTGTGATAGATAAATTTCGTCTGCAAGTGTCTGAGCAGAGCCAGAGGAAAGCACTAGGGAGGAAGGAGATTATTGCTACTCTACTTCCATCTGCAAAGGAACCACCacaacaaaaggaagaggaggaaaagcgAATAAAAGAACACCTGGCTGAAAGTGTCTTTTTTGAGCAGACTTTGTGTCAACCAG aaaacagaactgcCTCGTCGGGACCTAGTTTACTAACAGTCTTCCTGGGAATAGTGTGTATTGCAGCACTAATGCTACCTACATTGGGGGAAATGGAATCCCTGGTGCCTCTCTACCTCCATTTAAGTGTGAATCAAAAGTTAGTTGCTGCTTATGTTTTAG ATTTGAAGAGCAGTCACACTAAGCTCAGTTCTCCTGTCCCACTACGTGGCAGAAATGAGGATTTAAAGGAAAGGAGCTAG
- the MOSPD1 gene encoding motile sperm domain-containing protein 1 isoform X1 — translation MQQQRRQPELVEGNLPVFVFPTELIFYADDQSTHKQVLTLYNPYEFALKFKVLCTSPNKYVVADAAGTVKPQCCVDIVIRHRDVRAAHYGVIDKFRLQVSEQSQRKALGRKEIIATLLPSAKEPPQQKEEEEKRIKEHLAESVFFEQTLCQPGKNRTASSGPSLLTVFLGIVCIAALMLPTLGEMESLVPLYLHLSVNQKLVAAYVLDLKSSHTKLSSPVPLRGRNEDLKERS, via the exons ATGCAGCAACAAAGAAGACAACCAGAGTTAGTGGAAGGaaatcttcctgtttttgtttttcctacagaaCTTATATTTTATGCAGATGACCAGTCAACACACAAGCAGGTGTTGACTCTATATAACCCCTATGAGTTTGCCTTAAAATTCAAAG ttcttTGTACAAGTCCAAATAAATATGTGGTGGCTGATGCTGCTGGTACAGTGAAGCCTCAGTGCTGTGTTGATAT tgtgaTTCGTCACAGAGATGTTCGGGCTGCTCACTACGGTGTGATAGATAAATTTCGTCTGCAAGTGTCTGAGCAGAGCCAGAGGAAAGCACTAGGGAGGAAGGAGATTATTGCTACTCTACTTCCATCTGCAAAGGAACCACCacaacaaaaggaagaggaggaaaagcgAATAAAAGAACACCTGGCTGAAAGTGTCTTTTTTGAGCAGACTTTGTGTCAACCAGGTA aaaacagaactgcCTCGTCGGGACCTAGTTTACTAACAGTCTTCCTGGGAATAGTGTGTATTGCAGCACTAATGCTACCTACATTGGGGGAAATGGAATCCCTGGTGCCTCTCTACCTCCATTTAAGTGTGAATCAAAAGTTAGTTGCTGCTTATGTTTTAG ATTTGAAGAGCAGTCACACTAAGCTCAGTTCTCCTGTCCCACTACGTGGCAGAAATGAGGATTTAAAGGAAAGGAGCTAG